The following proteins are co-located in the Micromonospora coriariae genome:
- a CDS encoding carbohydrate ABC transporter permease, with translation MATETLNAVATEPGKSPRRRWGGVRSNENVAGWLFVAPVIVILGLFLLLPILMALWVSLTDWNGQGSPFTGDVPFVGGHNYTQLFTEDGLARRDFMTSIRNNIYYVAIVVPAQTVLALGLALVVNNRMLKGKSFFRSAFYFPSVTSSVAISVVFLFLFANSGAVNALLSVLGIDGPEWFADSRGVLHLLFGAVGVDSPPAALADGGPFGLSWWDWLAGPSVAMMSIITLVVWTTSGTFMLMFLAGLQNVPVALEEASTLDGASRWQRFRHVTLPLIRPTTFLVLTLGLIGSWQVFDQVYVMSQGDPAKTTLTPAYLSYRTAFRDFDYGSGAAISFVLFLIIIVLTLIQRRALAERDTDRPRRGWRLRRVPERS, from the coding sequence ATGGCAACCGAGACACTGAACGCCGTGGCGACCGAGCCGGGGAAGAGTCCCCGTCGGCGCTGGGGCGGCGTCCGCAGCAACGAGAACGTCGCCGGATGGCTCTTCGTCGCGCCGGTGATCGTCATTCTGGGGCTGTTCCTGCTGCTGCCGATCCTGATGGCGCTCTGGGTCAGCCTGACCGACTGGAACGGCCAGGGCAGCCCGTTCACCGGCGACGTGCCGTTCGTCGGCGGGCACAACTACACCCAGTTGTTCACCGAGGACGGGCTGGCCCGCCGCGACTTCATGACCAGCATCCGCAACAACATCTACTACGTGGCGATCGTGGTACCGGCGCAGACCGTGCTCGCGCTCGGGCTGGCGCTGGTCGTCAACAACCGGATGCTCAAGGGCAAGAGCTTCTTCCGCAGCGCCTTCTACTTCCCCTCGGTCACCAGCTCGGTGGCGATCAGCGTGGTGTTCCTGTTCCTGTTCGCCAACTCGGGCGCGGTCAACGCGCTGCTCAGCGTCCTGGGCATCGACGGACCGGAGTGGTTCGCCGACTCGCGGGGCGTGCTGCACCTGCTGTTCGGCGCGGTCGGCGTCGATTCGCCCCCGGCGGCGCTGGCCGACGGTGGGCCGTTCGGGCTGAGCTGGTGGGACTGGCTGGCCGGACCCAGCGTGGCGATGATGTCGATCATCACGCTGGTGGTCTGGACCACCTCCGGCACCTTCATGCTGATGTTCCTGGCCGGCCTGCAGAACGTGCCGGTGGCGCTGGAGGAGGCGAGCACCCTCGACGGCGCGTCCCGGTGGCAGCGGTTCCGCCACGTCACCCTGCCGCTGATCAGGCCGACCACCTTCCTGGTGCTCACCCTCGGCCTGATCGGCTCCTGGCAGGTCTTCGACCAGGTGTACGTGATGAGCCAGGGAGACCCGGCCAAGACCACGCTCACCCCGGCCTACCTGTCGTACCGGACCGCCTTCCGGGACTTCGACTACGGCTCCGGCGCGGCGATCTCCTTCGTCCTGTTCCTGATCATCATCGTGCTCACGCTGATCCAGCGCCG